The following DNA comes from Halorhabdus tiamatea SARL4B.
GGCGCTGACGGAGGCGCTGATGGAGTCGGCCGTCTCGAGTTTCCTGGTCGCGTTCGGCCTCTCGGGCGTCTTCCTCGTCGTCATCTTCTGGTTGCTGGAGGATCGGCCGTCCCTGGGCGTAGTCACGATGGTTCCGATCACCGTCGCGATCGTGCTTCTCGTCGGGACGATGCCGGCACTGGGCATCGCGTTCAACGCGCTGACGGCGACGATCCTCTCGATTTCGATCGGCCTCGGCATCGATTATTCCGTCCACGTCGTCCACCGCTTCGTCGACGAGTACGACGAGTGCGGGGACGTCCACGAGGCGCTGCTGGTGACCCTCGGCGGGACCGGCGGCGGGATCACCGCGAGCGTCCTCACCACGTCGGGGAGTACCCTCTGTATGACGATCGCGGTGAATCCGATCCTCGGCGAGTTCGGCCTGCTGACTGGCGTCAGTACGCTCCTCTCGGACATCACCGCGGTGGCGATCCTACCGCTGACGCTCCGTGGTTGGGTGTGGCTCTTCGAGTGACCCGGCTCCGATTGACGGCTCAATCCAGAATGGAGTCCAGAAACGAGACCCACCGCCGCGAGCTCTCGACGTCGGCCTGTCGAGCGCTGTCTGCGAGGTTCGGCTCGTGGAGGTTCTTGAGTGCCGATATCGCCCGGTCGATCCCGACGATGGACTGAGCGAGGTCCTCGGCTTCCTTCGCGGTCAGGTCGGCCGACTCGAGTCGTTGCTTGCGCTCCTTGCGCTCGGCGGTGAGTTTCGCCCGCACTTTCCGCACCCGGTCGCGCAACTCCGGCGGGACGGTCCCCTGGCGTTTGGTCTCCCAGACGAATTCCTTTAAGTTCATCTCCGTTCCCTGGATTTCGACCGCTTGGGGCAACTGCTGGCCGACCGTAGCGCTCTTGCGCTGGACGCGCTCCAGCAACTCCTCGCGCCGCCGGTCGCTGAGTGGTTCGTCGTCCCTGGTGTCGTCCATACACGTTCTCGGGTCTCCGGTGTCGCGTATCTTTTGGTCTCTGATCGCTGTGGTTCCGTCCGTTGGTGCCCACCGCGAAAAGTGGATTTATCTACCTGCCGGCCGGCCGACTGTACATGGACGTTCAGTTGCTCGAAGCCACCGACGATCCCGAGGAACTCATCTGTTCGGCCGCGCGCAACGACTACCTTTCTTCGTTCGTCGGCGACCAGTCCTTCGCGGAGATCATGGACTCGGTCGGCGGTGACGACCTCGAGGAAAAGAAAGAGACGATGATCCACCGACTGCTCGAGCACGGCCACTACGGCCCCTTCGAGCACCCTCACGCCACTTTCGCCATCGAGGGCGTCAGCCGGTCGTGTATGGCCCAGATCACCCGCCACCGCCACGTCACCTTCGACATTCAGTCGATGCGGTACGTCTCCTTCGACGAGAAGGAACCCGAGCCGGGCGAGGCAGTCGTCGAGATTCCGGGGCTCTCCGATCCGGGACTGACCGGTCGCAACGCCGATTTCGCCGAGGAATACGAAGGCCTTGACGACGAGGCTGTCCTCGAGAATCGGGAGACGGCCTACCGGGACGCACTCGAACAGTCCTTCGAATCCTACCGCGAACTCCTCGACCTCGGTGTGCCGGCCCAGGACGCCCGGATGGTGCTGCCGATCGGCACGAAAGTCAACATCGTGATGACGCTGAATGCCCGGATGTTGATGCACATCGGCGACATGCGGGCGGCCGCCGACGCCCAGTGGGAGATCCGCGAGATGACCGAGGACATCCTGGATCTCGCCGCGGAGTGGGCCCCGATCACCTTCGAATACTACGACGAGCACATGAAAGACCGCAAGAACCGACTCGCTCCCTGATCGAGTCGCGTGTCGTGAGGACCGATCGACACCGGGCTGGCAGTATCGTTCGTGAGACCAGCGACCGTAGGTATATACTTTCGGAGCCTAAACTCGCCAGCGTATGAGTGACGACGACACTGACGAAGAGTCCCCACCAGAGGGCGAGGCTACAGCAGACGAATCGGCTGGCACCGACGCCGCCGAGACGATGCCCGTGGGAGTCAAGCTCGGGAGCACCCGGACTGTCGTCTCCTATCCCGGCGACGACGGCGACATGGAGACCGTTCGGATCCTGACCTGTCTGGCGACTTACGAGGACGCACTCACCGGCGAAGAACGGGTCCTCTACGGCGAGGAGGCCGCCGAGGAGTACCCCGACCGCGTCCAGTTCATGCTCCGTTCCGGACTGCCCGAGGACGAGGACGGCGCGGCACTGACCGAGCGATTCTTCGAGTCGCTCGTCGGGGCAAACGATATCCCCGAAGACAGCGGCGTCGTCTACGCGATTCCGACGATCGACAACGAGGCCGGGCTGGCCAACCTCCGGTCGGTCGTCGAGAACAGCGCCATCGGCGGGGCCTTCATCGAGAGCTACCCCGAGTCGCTGTGTGGCGCGATCCCCGCGTTCGGCGACGACCTGGAAGCGATCAACGAGATCTTTCTCGCGATCAACATGGGCTCGACGAACCTCGAAGCCTCCGCTTACCGGCGTGGCGAGCAACTCGCGCCGTTCACCACCGGTGCGGTGACGGGCAACGAGGTCGACAGACAGATCACCAACTACGTCGAGGCCGAAACCCAGGGACGGGTCAACATCGACACCCAGACCGCCCGCGAATACAAGGAGGAGCACGCCGACTTCGAGAACTTCGAGCCGTTCACGGACGTCATCCAGCAACCGGGCGGGGGCTCACACGAGTTCACGATCGAACGCAGCGTCATGGACGCTGTCGACGAGTACGTCGACGACGTGGTCGAGGAGTTCGCCAACACGTTCCTGCCCGAACTCGCCAACGACCACATGAAAGTCTACCAGCTCGCCCTCGATCGCCCGATCGTCCTGACCGGCGGGATGGCCTGCATTCCCGGCATCGTCGACGAGTTCGCCGAGCGAGCCAGCGAGGCGCTCGACCGTGACGTCGAGGTCATCGCCCCCGAGAACCCGGACCTGGCCGCGACTGTCGGCGCACAGCGCATCGCCGCGCGACTCGCCGACTCTACGTAGCGTCGTCCCCGTTTTCTGTCGACTGCCGCCCGTCGCTCCAGCACGCGAGCCAGGATTCGATCTGTGGCGTTCGCTCCGACTCGTCGTCGGCCCGTGATCCGTCGACCGTTCCCCGCTCGATCAGCGATTGAACGTTGCCGGATCGGGGCGAGACGTCCCCCTGCACCGGGCCGAGTTCAGCCGGCAACGAGAGTGCAAGCCGAGGCATCGCATAGTGCGTTTCGACACGGTCCACCTAAACCCCAGTCAGACACCCGTCAGTCAGCCGGCCGACGGCCGGGAGACCGGTTCAGCTCCTCGCGGTTCACTCCACGATCGAAGGCCGATTCGACAGCGCTTGGGGCTAGCATCCCGCATCATTAAGGTAATCCGACGTATATGCGATCGCATGGCAACCGACGACGAGGGGATCGTCGGCGACGAACTCCTTTCGAAAACTGGGAGCGGGGGACTGTTCAGCGACGGCTACCTCGCCGAGAAGCCGATCGAATTCTACCTCGAGTCCGACGAACAACCACGGGTTGTCTTCGCGACCGACGGGGGAGGCGTCGTCCGTGACGGTCCAGACGAGCAGGCTACCTACGAACCCGCATCGGACTACCGGACGCTCGTCGCGGCGACGTCCCGTCGCGTCGTCCTGGTCGTTGGTGGGGCCGACGACGGGAACGACTTTTGCCAGGAGATCCCGCTGACTCGAATCGATCACGTCGAGGCTACCTCCGGGTTGCGGGAGTCGACTCTTCGGTTCTGGGTCGGAGACGACGTCTGGGAACTCTCCGTCGCCACGACCGACCCGGAAACTGTCGAGACGTATCTCTCGACGGCCTCCCAGCGTCGCATCCGTTTCGAACGGTTGCTCGGTGAGGCCGAGGACGCGATCGTGGCGGCCGCCGATGCTTGCTCGGCCGGACGACTCCAGGCCGCAGAAGCGGCGCTCGGACGGGCTGATTCCGCCCTCGAGGAGGCCAGAGACCCTCTCGATTCGTTCCCGGCCGACGCCCCCGAGATGGACCACCGATTCGACGCCTATCGCGAACGTTACCGAACGGAGGCACAGCGATTGCTGCTCGAGCGAGCCGAGCAGGCGCGTGCGGACGCCAGGGACCAGTGGCGGGCGGAGGACTACGAGGCGGCCGCGGACGCCTATCAGCAGGCACAGGAGGTCTGTGAGACGGTGCTCGAGCGGGGACGACTGTCCCCAGAGGCGGCCCGTCGTATCCGTAACATCCTGACTTCGATCGAGCGCGATCGTCGGCGACTGGCCGTCGCCCCGATCCGGGCCGCGGCGGCGTTCGAGCGGGCGCCAGCAGCGTCGACGCTTCCCGGCGAGGCAGCCGACCGGTGGCAGATCGCCTACGACCGCTACCGCCAGGTGCTCGAACTCGATTGGGGGGCGGACGATGATCGGTTCGTCGGCCACGCCGATCGGATTCGCGAGCGCTTGGCGACGATCGCGGCCGAAC
Coding sequences within:
- a CDS encoding MMPL family transporter codes for the protein MASESGDRAREYLTEDRQATKVVYQVKASASQKDVTEDARTLAADARFDATATGDIVVFRALTEALMESAVSSFLVAFGLSGVFLVVIFWLLEDRPSLGVVTMVPITVAIVLLVGTMPALGIAFNALTATILSISIGLGIDYSVHVVHRFVDEYDECGDVHEALLVTLGGTGGGITASVLTTSGSTLCMTIAVNPILGEFGLLTGVSTLLSDITAVAILPLTLRGWVWLFE
- a CDS encoding DUF5788 family protein, giving the protein MDDTRDDEPLSDRRREELLERVQRKSATVGQQLPQAVEIQGTEMNLKEFVWETKRQGTVPPELRDRVRKVRAKLTAERKERKQRLESADLTAKEAEDLAQSIVGIDRAISALKNLHEPNLADSARQADVESSRRWVSFLDSILD
- the thyX gene encoding FAD-dependent thymidylate synthase, coding for MDVQLLEATDDPEELICSAARNDYLSSFVGDQSFAEIMDSVGGDDLEEKKETMIHRLLEHGHYGPFEHPHATFAIEGVSRSCMAQITRHRHVTFDIQSMRYVSFDEKEPEPGEAVVEIPGLSDPGLTGRNADFAEEYEGLDDEAVLENRETAYRDALEQSFESYRELLDLGVPAQDARMVLPIGTKVNIVMTLNARMLMHIGDMRAAADAQWEIREMTEDILDLAAEWAPITFEYYDEHMKDRKNRLAP
- a CDS encoding acetate and sugar kinases/Hsc70/actin family protein, coding for MSDDDTDEESPPEGEATADESAGTDAAETMPVGVKLGSTRTVVSYPGDDGDMETVRILTCLATYEDALTGEERVLYGEEAAEEYPDRVQFMLRSGLPEDEDGAALTERFFESLVGANDIPEDSGVVYAIPTIDNEAGLANLRSVVENSAIGGAFIESYPESLCGAIPAFGDDLEAINEIFLAINMGSTNLEASAYRRGEQLAPFTTGAVTGNEVDRQITNYVEAETQGRVNIDTQTAREYKEEHADFENFEPFTDVIQQPGGGSHEFTIERSVMDAVDEYVDDVVEEFANTFLPELANDHMKVYQLALDRPIVLTGGMACIPGIVDEFAERASEALDRDVEVIAPENPDLAATVGAQRIAARLADST
- a CDS encoding restriction endonuclease — protein: MATDDEGIVGDELLSKTGSGGLFSDGYLAEKPIEFYLESDEQPRVVFATDGGGVVRDGPDEQATYEPASDYRTLVAATSRRVVLVVGGADDGNDFCQEIPLTRIDHVEATSGLRESTLRFWVGDDVWELSVATTDPETVETYLSTASQRRIRFERLLGEAEDAIVAAADACSAGRLQAAEAALGRADSALEEARDPLDSFPADAPEMDHRFDAYRERYRTEAQRLLLERAEQARADARDQWRAEDYEAAADAYQQAQEVCETVLERGRLSPEAARRIRNILTSIERDRRRLAVAPIRAAAAFERAPAASTLPGEAADRWQIAYDRYRQVLELDWGADDDRFVGHADRIRERLATIAAELLAARSRSATLHRRAAIRLTTAQSLEAAMDAYVDARDHLQAAIETARELDPPAVPSLQDRRETVERRIEVLADGDAETGRRSVRTSGGLPVGDVGPIRPLSDAEHSELVPVEFDDQLPAVRAAETDAMALAVFEIAGGQHPALAVPRESRAQYVRHVESLGEQSLRHTVADVWRDLGWAVERTDGGSPFLARRPDVGATLLLSVRRRASPVGPSVVTALAGRTANRDGDPWPILVTTDPIEPESVETAASAGVTIIDARGLAELCYLNDGQSDGARESRATNTVRPS